From Microbacterium sp. CGR2:
ATGATGCCGGCGCCAGCACGGATGCCGGCAGAGCTTCCGGAACCCGAACGATGGCGGTGCCGTCCCGCAACTGCACGTGCGTGGCGAAGGCTCCGGTGAGATCGCCGTGGGTGCCCACGCGGTCATGCCCGTATTTGCCGAGCTTCCGACACTTCTGCGGCATCCCCTGCAGGCAGCGGTCACAGTTCGCGCAGGAGATCGTCACCGACCACACCACGCGATCGCCGATGCGCAGCGGGGTCCCGTCGACGGCGAGTGCGCCGGCATCCCCCGTCGCGATCACCCGCCCGACGCTTTCATGTCCGAGCACCAGCGGAGCCGGAGCCGCACGGCGGCCCTGCACGGTGTGCACGTCCGAGCCGCAGATCGTCGACATCTCCACCGCGACAAGCACGTCACCGTCTGCGAGCGCGACGCCGGGCACCGCGATCGTCTCATGCGGGTGCCCCTCGCCCACCCACACCATGGCCGTCGCCGCAGGACGCAGAGTGACATCTCTGCGGTGGCCGGGGGGACGGATCAGCAGCGTGCCCATCTCGCGCCGCCTCAGGAAGACGCGACGAGTCGGAGCAGGCCGCGCTCGGCGAGCACAGCGCGAAGCGCGGTCACGTCGTCCAGCACGGCATCCGCACCGGCCGCACTGAGTGACGGCCGGTCGTGGGCTCCGCTCAGGACACCGGCGACGAAGCCGGCGCCGGCCCGACGACCGGACTCGACATCGCTGACGGTGTCGCCGACGACGGCCACTGCGGCGACGGCAGAGGCCCCCGTGCGAAGGAGCGCCGTGAGCACCAGATCCGGCGCGGGACGCCCTCGACCGGCATCCACCGGCGACAGCACGAGATCGACCAGACCGTGCCAGCCGAGGCCGTCGATCAGAGCGTTCCTGGTCACGGGGGCGAATCCGGTCGTGAGCACGACGGTGAGGCCGGCATCCTTCAGCCCTTGGATGGCGTCGGCCGCACCGGGGATCTCGGCGACACCCTGCTCCGCGACGATCTCCGCGTAGGCGCCCTCGAACGCGGCCGTGGCGCGCTCCGCAGCGGCGACATCGCCGCCGGCGAGATGCGTGAACACATCGATCTTGGACTGTCCCATGGTCACGCGCACGTGGTCGAGGGCTTCCTCCCACGGCATCCGATCGGCGACACCGGTGCGCTCCGCAGCGCGCTGGAACGCCTGCTCCACGACGCCGTCGTCGAGCACCGTGGTGCCGGCCATGTCGAGGACGACGAGTTCGAGCGGAATGGTGGTCATGATGTTCCTTCCATAGCGGGTGCCCACCCGAAGGCGGCGGTGAGATTCTCTTCGGCGAGCCCCAGACCCGTTGTCATTCCGATACCTGTCGTCGCTGCCAGGACCAGCGCGCCCTCATCTCCCCGGTCGATGAGGAACTCCTGCGGGCCCTTGGCGTAGACGCCCTGCCACCGCTCGAGCACGCGCGGCGTCGGCATGTCGAACAGCGCCTCCGCCTCGGCGAGGAAGGCGGAGAACGCCGCCTCCGGCTGAAACGGCGGTGGCGTCACGGCGGTCGCGTGCGAGTCGCCGATGATGAGAGTCCCGTCCGGCAGCTGCGTGTACATCTGATTGAGGTCGAGCGCGGCCAGATCCGGGCGCTCGACGTGCAGGCGCTCACGCAGGACTGCGCCTTCGGGGGTGCCCGCGAAGCGTCCGTATCGCACCAGAGACCAACCGGTGAGGAGCGGAGCCATGAGCGGATGCGGCACCGTCACGGCCGCGCGCATCATGTCCAGTGCACAGCGGACGATGCCGTGCCGTTCGGCGACCTCGGGCAGCAGCTGGTCGAGGTCGTGGCCTGCCGCGACGACGATGTTCTCGCTGCGGATGATGCCGCGCGTGGTGTGCACGGCTTCGGTCGACAGCGACGAGACGGCGGTGCGGAATCGGAAGTCCACGCCGAGAACTGCGAGATGACGCACGATGGCGGATGCCGCGGAACGCGGATCCGTCTGCAGGTCGGTCTCGATGTGCGCGCCGCCGCGGAGCCCTTCGCGGCGGAGCGGGGCCGCGCGCAGAAGCTCGTCGACGTCCAGCATGCGGATGCCGCCGTCGCGCGAAGCCGCTTCGAGCACGGCGATCTCGTCGTCGTGGCGCGCCGCGACCAGGGTGCCCGATTCACGCAGCCAGAAGCCGGCGTCGACGGAGAGCCGCAGCCACAGGTGCCGCGAGGTG
This genomic window contains:
- a CDS encoding HAD family hydrolase, whose translation is MTTIPLELVVLDMAGTTVLDDGVVEQAFQRAAERTGVADRMPWEEALDHVRVTMGQSKIDVFTHLAGGDVAAAERATAAFEGAYAEIVAEQGVAEIPGAADAIQGLKDAGLTVVLTTGFAPVTRNALIDGLGWHGLVDLVLSPVDAGRGRPAPDLVLTALLRTGASAVAAVAVVGDTVSDVESGRRAGAGFVAGVLSGAHDRPSLSAAGADAVLDDVTALRAVLAERGLLRLVASS
- a CDS encoding TIGR03364 family FAD-dependent oxidoreductase, with protein sequence MSGAQDTADLVVVGSGIVGLGAAYAAVRRGLRVIVVDRADAPVGATIRNFGHLCIGAQSGEARRYADTSRHLWLRLSVDAGFWLRESGTLVAARHDDEIAVLEAASRDGGIRMLDVDELLRAAPLRREGLRGGAHIETDLQTDPRSAASAIVRHLAVLGVDFRFRTAVSSLSTEAVHTTRGIIRSENIVVAAGHDLDQLLPEVAERHGIVRCALDMMRAAVTVPHPLMAPLLTGWSLVRYGRFAGTPEGAVLRERLHVERPDLAALDLNQMYTQLPDGTLIIGDSHATAVTPPPFQPEAAFSAFLAEAEALFDMPTPRVLERWQGVYAKGPQEFLIDRGDEGALVLAATTGIGMTTGLGLAEENLTAAFGWAPAMEGTS